From the Streptomyces sp. KMM 9044 genome, one window contains:
- a CDS encoding DUF6444 domain-containing protein, whose product MSVSPPSPPSYEELATLVTELKLLVSAQAERIAELERQVAVNSRNSSKPPSSDGLRKKPAPKSLRKASGRKPGRAKGDPGQGPGVCPDRPGLGRLIMLAGPGSR is encoded by the coding sequence GTGTCCGTCAGCCCGCCGTCGCCGCCTTCCTACGAGGAGTTGGCCACGCTGGTCACGGAGTTGAAGCTCCTGGTGTCCGCGCAGGCGGAGCGGATCGCGGAGCTGGAGCGGCAGGTCGCCGTCAACTCGCGCAACTCCTCCAAGCCGCCGTCGAGTGACGGGCTGCGCAAGAAGCCCGCGCCGAAATCGCTACGCAAGGCGTCTGGCCGTAAGCCGGGTCGGGCCAAGGGGGATCCGGGTCAGGGCCCCGGCGTTTGCCCGGATCGCCCCGGCCTGGGCCGGTTGATCATGCTGGCGGGCCCCGGAAGCAGATGA
- a CDS encoding TIGR03960 family B12-binding radical SAM protein, protein MPAEAAEAAESVFPQLEALLPHVQKPIQYVGGELNSTVKPWDSCDVRWALMYPDAYEVGLPNQGVMILYEVLNEQDGVLAERTYSVWPDLEELMREHHVPQFTVDSHRPVKAFDVFGLSFSTELGYTNMFAALDLAGIPLEARDRGLDDPIVMAGGHAAFNPEPIADFIDCAVIGDGEQAVLEATRIIRAWKEEGRPGGREELLFRLARTGGVYVPGFYDVEYLPDGRIARVVPNRSGVPWRVSKHTVMDLDEWPYPKQPLVPLAETVHERMSVEIFRGCTRGCRFCQAGMITRPVRERSITGIGDMVEKGLRATGFEEVGLLSLSSADHSEIGDIAKGLADRYEEDKIGLSLPSTRVDAFNVDLANELTRNGRRSGLTFAPEGGSERMRKVINKMVSEDDLIRTVATAYGNGWRQVKLYFMCGLPTETDDDVLQIADMAMNVIQKGREVSGSGDIRCTVSIGGFVPKPHTPFQWAPQLSAEETDARLTKLRDKIRGDKKYGRSIGFRYHDGKPGIIEGLLSRGDRRVGAVIRAVYEDGGRFDGWREHFSYDRWMRCADKSLAQFGVDVAWYTTRERTYEEVLPWDHLDSGLDKDWLWEDWQDALDETEVEDCRWTPCFDCGVCPQMDTWPQVSDSGKKLLPLTVKKSAPTS, encoded by the coding sequence ATGCCTGCCGAAGCCGCCGAGGCCGCCGAGTCTGTGTTTCCGCAGCTCGAAGCTCTGCTCCCGCATGTGCAGAAGCCGATCCAGTACGTCGGCGGAGAGCTCAACTCCACGGTCAAGCCTTGGGACAGCTGTGACGTCCGCTGGGCGCTCATGTACCCCGACGCGTACGAGGTCGGACTCCCCAACCAGGGCGTCATGATCCTCTACGAGGTCCTCAACGAGCAGGACGGCGTCCTCGCCGAGCGCACCTACAGCGTCTGGCCGGACCTGGAGGAACTGATGCGCGAGCACCACGTCCCCCAGTTCACGGTCGACAGCCACCGCCCGGTCAAGGCCTTCGACGTGTTCGGCCTGAGCTTCTCCACCGAGCTCGGCTACACCAACATGTTCGCCGCCCTGGACCTCGCGGGCATCCCGCTCGAGGCCCGGGACCGCGGCCTGGACGACCCGATCGTCATGGCCGGCGGCCACGCCGCGTTCAACCCCGAGCCGATCGCCGACTTCATCGACTGCGCCGTCATCGGCGACGGCGAGCAGGCCGTCCTCGAGGCCACCCGGATCATCCGCGCCTGGAAGGAGGAGGGCCGCCCCGGCGGCCGCGAGGAACTCCTCTTCCGCCTGGCCAGGACCGGCGGCGTGTACGTCCCCGGTTTCTACGACGTCGAGTACCTCCCCGACGGTCGGATCGCCCGTGTCGTACCGAACAGGTCGGGTGTGCCGTGGCGCGTCTCCAAGCACACGGTCATGGACCTCGACGAGTGGCCCTACCCCAAGCAGCCCCTCGTCCCGCTCGCCGAGACGGTCCACGAACGCATGTCGGTGGAGATCTTCCGCGGCTGCACCCGCGGCTGCCGCTTCTGCCAGGCCGGCATGATCACCCGCCCGGTGCGCGAGCGCTCCATCACCGGCATCGGCGACATGGTTGAGAAGGGGCTTCGGGCGACCGGCTTCGAAGAGGTCGGCCTCCTGTCCCTCTCCTCCGCCGACCACTCGGAGATCGGCGACATCGCCAAGGGTCTCGCCGACCGCTACGAAGAGGACAAGATCGGTCTCTCGCTGCCCTCCACCCGCGTCGACGCCTTCAACGTCGACCTGGCCAACGAGCTGACCCGCAACGGCCGCCGCTCCGGCCTCACCTTCGCCCCCGAGGGCGGCTCGGAGCGCATGCGCAAGGTCATCAACAAGATGGTCTCCGAGGACGACCTGATCAGGACCGTCGCCACGGCCTACGGCAACGGCTGGCGCCAGGTGAAGCTCTACTTCATGTGCGGCCTGCCCACCGAGACCGACGACGACGTCCTCCAGATCGCCGACATGGCGATGAACGTCATCCAGAAGGGCCGCGAGGTCTCCGGCTCGGGCGACATCCGCTGCACCGTCTCCATCGGCGGCTTCGTCCCCAAGCCGCACACCCCCTTCCAGTGGGCCCCGCAGCTGTCGGCCGAGGAGACGGACGCCCGCCTGACCAAGCTGCGCGACAAGATCCGCGGCGACAAGAAGTACGGCCGTTCCATCGGCTTCCGCTACCACGACGGCAAGCCCGGCATCATCGAGGGCCTGCTCTCCCGCGGCGACCGCCGCGTCGGCGCGGTCATCCGCGCGGTCTACGAGGACGGCGGCCGCTTCGACGGCTGGCGCGAGCACTTCTCCTACGACCGCTGGATGCGCTGCGCCGACAAGTCCCTCGCGCAGTTCGGCGTGGACGTCGCCTGGTACACCACCCGCGAACGCACCTACGAGGAGGTCCTCCCCTGGGACCACCTCGACTCCGGCCTCGACAAGGACTGGCTCTGGGAGGACTGGCAGGACGCCCTCGACGAGACAGAGGTCGAGGACTGCCGCTGGACCCCGTGCTTCGACTGCGGCGTGTGCCCTCAGATGGACACTTGGCCACAAGTAAGCGACAGCGGCAAGAAGTTGCTGCCGCTGACAGTCAAGAAGTCCGCTCCGACCAGCTGA
- a CDS encoding transposase: MRIDGAAFSHGLLEHLQALTTSRRRVRWVTGWAINTADEAAIALLPADVWNDALRQDGEVHEIKGPDGQKVTYQVAELTGVRDLSGWPEGMRLIVRRVKPSRRDLKKLTAFEQRTGWRYQIVATNIPAHQGLSGVSGSGQVWFVDALYRDHAEVEDRVKAIKRIGLGLLPSKSWQLNAAWVLAATIAADLDAWTRLLLLHDEPELAAAEPETIRRRLYHLPARLTAHARRRTLHLDRTWPWAPAFATAWQRATQLPAHT, translated from the coding sequence GTGAGGATCGACGGCGCGGCCTTCAGCCACGGCCTCCTTGAGCATCTGCAGGCGCTGACCACCAGCCGCCGCCGAGTGCGCTGGGTGACCGGCTGGGCCATCAATACCGCCGACGAGGCCGCGATCGCACTGCTGCCCGCGGACGTGTGGAACGACGCGCTGCGGCAGGACGGCGAGGTCCACGAGATCAAGGGCCCGGACGGACAGAAGGTCACCTACCAGGTCGCCGAGCTGACCGGGGTGCGCGACCTGAGCGGCTGGCCCGAGGGGATGCGGCTGATCGTGCGCCGGGTCAAGCCCTCGCGCCGCGATCTGAAGAAGCTGACCGCGTTCGAGCAGCGCACCGGCTGGCGTTACCAGATCGTCGCCACGAACATTCCCGCCCACCAGGGGCTTTCCGGGGTGTCCGGCTCCGGGCAGGTGTGGTTCGTCGATGCTCTCTACCGTGATCATGCCGAGGTCGAGGATCGTGTCAAGGCGATCAAGCGGATCGGCCTCGGGCTGCTGCCCTCGAAGTCCTGGCAGCTGAACGCCGCCTGGGTGCTGGCTGCCACTATCGCCGCGGACCTCGACGCATGGACCAGGCTCCTTCTCCTGCATGACGAGCCCGAACTCGCCGCCGCCGAACCGGAGACGATCCGCAGGAGGCTCTACCACCTGCCCGCCCGGCTCACCGCCCACGCACGCAGACGCACCCTCCACCTCGACCGCACCTGGCCCTGGGCGCCGGCGTTCGCCACCGCCTGGCAGCGGGCCACCCAGCTTCCGGCCCACACCTGA
- a CDS encoding S1 RNA-binding domain-containing protein, with amino-acid sequence MAPGDVVQIGDELSVTVTDVDRKRHRLSLSRRQT; translated from the coding sequence GTGGCTCCGGGGGATGTCGTACAGATCGGCGACGAGCTTTCGGTCACCGTCACGGACGTCGACAGGAAGAGACACCGGCTCTCCCTTTCTCGACGACAAACCTGA
- a CDS encoding recombinase family protein: MEAEWTEADLALLEELKRAEALLPEDAPRALLSIRLSVLTDETTSPVRQELDLRILARERGCRVIGVASDLNVSATKVPPWKRKELGDWLNNRSPEFDEILFWKLDRFVRRLSDLSTMIEWSLKRGKNLVSKNDSLDLTTTAGKIMVTIIGGIAEIEAANTSTRVTSLWDYAKTQENWIIGKPAYGYVTAEDGTGKVVLAIDPEAHKALHWARRMALRGRSAMFMVRCLKRSGLMSQGLTVATLVRRLRNPALLGYRVEEDKNGGQRRSKPVLGRDGRPIKVAPPIFSEEEFASLGAALDKRMKKQPPRRVGGLTQFLGVLLCADCKTNMTVHITDNVFGTYHYLRCRNCKSGGRGAPNPQSIYERLVEDVLKVLGDFPVEVRQYAEGAEVRREIKRLQDSIALYMKELEPGGRYTKTRLGVAPLEGQAELGICRLGSTAGRGDPFGTSRSRPRVASRSTARRVPVTA; this comes from the coding sequence GTGGAAGCCGAGTGGACCGAAGCCGACCTTGCGCTGTTGGAGGAGCTGAAGCGGGCCGAGGCCCTGCTTCCCGAGGACGCACCTCGGGCTCTCCTGTCCATCCGCTTATCCGTGTTGACGGACGAGACGACCTCACCGGTGCGGCAGGAGCTTGACCTTCGCATCCTGGCCAGGGAACGAGGGTGCCGAGTCATCGGTGTCGCCTCGGACCTGAACGTGTCGGCGACGAAGGTCCCACCATGGAAGAGGAAGGAGCTGGGTGACTGGCTGAACAACCGTTCCCCCGAGTTCGACGAGATCCTGTTCTGGAAACTCGATCGGTTCGTGCGCCGCCTCTCCGATCTCTCAACGATGATCGAGTGGAGTCTCAAGCGCGGGAAGAACCTGGTCTCGAAGAACGACAGTCTTGACCTCACGACGACCGCCGGGAAGATCATGGTCACGATCATCGGCGGCATCGCCGAGATCGAAGCGGCCAACACCTCCACCCGCGTCACGAGCCTGTGGGACTACGCGAAGACCCAGGAGAACTGGATCATCGGCAAGCCGGCATACGGCTACGTCACGGCCGAGGACGGCACGGGGAAGGTCGTTCTCGCCATCGATCCCGAGGCTCACAAGGCTCTGCACTGGGCCCGACGTATGGCACTTCGAGGACGCTCCGCCATGTTCATGGTGCGGTGCCTGAAGCGGTCCGGCCTCATGAGCCAAGGACTTACGGTGGCGACGCTTGTACGCCGTCTCCGTAACCCCGCTCTGCTCGGCTACCGGGTGGAGGAGGACAAGAACGGTGGGCAACGGCGTTCGAAGCCAGTACTCGGCAGGGATGGCAGGCCGATCAAGGTCGCTCCCCCGATCTTCAGCGAGGAGGAGTTCGCATCCCTCGGTGCGGCTCTCGACAAGCGGATGAAGAAGCAGCCCCCGCGCCGGGTCGGCGGACTCACCCAGTTCCTGGGGGTGCTGCTGTGCGCCGACTGCAAGACGAACATGACCGTTCACATCACGGACAACGTCTTCGGGACCTACCACTACCTACGGTGCCGCAACTGCAAGAGCGGTGGACGTGGCGCACCCAACCCGCAGAGCATCTACGAGCGCTTGGTAGAGGACGTGCTCAAGGTCCTCGGGGACTTCCCTGTGGAAGTTCGCCAGTACGCGGAGGGGGCCGAGGTCCGGAGGGAGATCAAGCGCCTTCAAGACTCCATCGCGCTGTACATGAAGGAGCTCGAACCCGGTGGCCGGTACACGAAGACCCGGTTGGGTGTGGCTCCTTTGGAGGGACAGGCTGAGCTGGGCATTTGCCGGTTGGGCTCGACTGCCGGTCGTGGAGATCCTTTCGGAACCAGCAGGTCACGCCCGCGCGTCGCATCAAGATCGACAGCGCGGAGGGTGCCGGTCACCGCGTGA
- a CDS encoding SCO3933 family regulatory protein, whose amino-acid sequence MQSIPVDTTRLGVLRCAIAPEAKLSNPETQEVKKDRDGNPVYTVAVTVRQDRRRISVIEIAVSGEPKGIQEGQIVKVTGLTAFAWSMGDRHGVSFRADAITPVPGAAATHGKGGDA is encoded by the coding sequence ATGCAGTCCATTCCCGTGGACACGACGCGGCTCGGCGTACTGCGCTGCGCCATCGCGCCGGAAGCCAAGCTCAGCAACCCCGAGACGCAGGAGGTGAAGAAGGACCGGGACGGCAATCCGGTCTACACCGTGGCCGTGACCGTGCGGCAGGACCGGCGGCGGATCTCCGTCATCGAGATCGCCGTGAGCGGTGAGCCGAAAGGCATCCAAGAGGGCCAGATCGTCAAGGTCACCGGCCTGACCGCGTTCGCCTGGTCGATGGGAGACCGGCACGGCGTCAGCTTCCGTGCCGACGCCATCACCCCCGTACCCGGCGCTGCGGCGACGCACGGCAAGGGCGGCGACGCCTGA
- a CDS encoding barstar family protein: protein MAGELPVVGKVDFPLYVVSDEESGRVLVAAEEVEGFFVDPEEESSEVAFLRAHEVEKGRQRVEDAVMAVMNRRREKIGEYFIGRVVLGDSGVEGPGGNISRVAYRFFGSRCDYPEAERIWPRWASGIALEEGEWLRWPTNYQGAWLHVVQNSWFASNRRAARYGVEEVVHLDGAQISTKSGFYCALGEAVNGPGGYFGSNLDALADCISSSFGEGPPARIIWRNFQASQEFLDHAFLDSIVGLMREFRVDLDTC, encoded by the coding sequence ATGGCTGGCGAACTGCCTGTAGTGGGCAAGGTGGATTTTCCGCTGTACGTGGTATCGGATGAAGAGTCAGGGAGGGTGCTTGTTGCGGCTGAAGAAGTAGAGGGATTTTTTGTCGACCCGGAAGAAGAGTCGTCGGAAGTGGCCTTCCTGAGGGCCCATGAGGTCGAGAAGGGTAGGCAGAGGGTCGAAGATGCAGTGATGGCAGTCATGAATCGCCGACGGGAGAAGATTGGTGAGTACTTCATTGGTCGGGTTGTGCTCGGTGATTCGGGCGTAGAGGGGCCAGGCGGAAATATTTCGAGAGTCGCGTACCGGTTCTTTGGTAGTCGCTGCGACTATCCCGAAGCTGAAAGAATTTGGCCGCGTTGGGCATCAGGGATCGCCCTGGAGGAGGGTGAATGGCTTCGGTGGCCGACGAACTATCAGGGTGCATGGCTGCACGTCGTTCAGAACTCATGGTTCGCTTCGAATCGTAGGGCTGCTCGCTATGGAGTGGAGGAAGTTGTCCACTTGGACGGGGCGCAAATTTCCACGAAATCGGGGTTCTATTGCGCATTGGGAGAGGCGGTCAATGGCCCGGGCGGGTACTTTGGATCGAATCTTGACGCTCTCGCGGACTGTATTTCTTCGAGTTTCGGCGAGGGGCCTCCGGCGAGGATCATTTGGCGGAACTTTCAGGCGTCTCAAGAATTTCTCGACCACGCCTTTCTTGATTCGATTGTGGGACTAATGCGTGAATTCCGCGTGGATCTTGACACTTGCTGA
- a CDS encoding GntR family transcriptional regulator: MSEIQRPGALYQQVAAAIREAILSGEFTPESLLPSEAQLMARYGVSRPTVRNAVAALRAEGLIDVRHGKGSFVRSSGQPVLTIERRVSCTAEGKFVMPNGDIWQEAEQPHTYRTRTTKDTGRHLKLETEEALFGCDRLLVDPNTGTRAMHRTLIPFQVAEAVPLLGTEPCKPPAAIYWVLTQAGHTLSWSETVRAHMPLPDERTALQLPDATPVLHVARTAHSADSRPLFLEELRFGADRAELAYRITTDQQPARGARA, encoded by the coding sequence ATGTCGGAGATCCAGCGCCCCGGAGCCCTCTACCAGCAGGTGGCTGCGGCAATCCGAGAAGCGATCCTGTCCGGCGAGTTCACGCCCGAGTCCCTGTTGCCGTCCGAAGCCCAGCTCATGGCCCGCTACGGCGTCTCCCGGCCCACCGTGCGCAACGCCGTCGCGGCACTGCGCGCGGAAGGACTCATCGACGTCCGCCACGGCAAAGGCAGCTTCGTACGCTCCAGTGGACAGCCGGTCCTCACCATCGAGCGCCGCGTCAGCTGCACCGCCGAGGGCAAGTTCGTGATGCCCAACGGCGACATCTGGCAAGAGGCCGAGCAGCCACACACCTACCGCACCCGCACCACGAAGGACACCGGCCGGCACCTCAAGCTCGAAACAGAAGAAGCCCTGTTCGGCTGTGACCGGCTGCTCGTCGACCCGAACACCGGGACGCGCGCCATGCACCGCACGCTGATCCCCTTCCAGGTCGCCGAAGCCGTTCCACTCCTCGGCACGGAGCCGTGCAAGCCGCCCGCCGCGATCTACTGGGTTCTCACCCAGGCCGGACACACCTTGTCGTGGAGCGAGACGGTACGCGCACACATGCCTTTGCCCGACGAGCGCACCGCGCTCCAGCTCCCGGACGCGACCCCGGTTCTGCACGTGGCCCGAACCGCGCACAGTGCCGACAGTCGCCCCCTGTTCCTCGAAGAACTGCGTTTCGGTGCGGACCGCGCCGAACTCGCCTACCGGATCACCACCGACCAGCAGCCCGCGCGAGGCGCCCGCGCCTGA
- a CDS encoding FtsK/SpoIIIE domain-containing protein, which yields MGPVLLAFVLAVLAWLLVVGDLVRRHRPAWHWHLVGYPATTCRLMATWRKVAMLNDLAVSRRPPRGLLGDLVVKGDPLRPVAPRISFPRATRMGLTLVVRLHAGQTPATYIKAADALVHAWKVHAVRATSPERGLVLLTATATDPLERPGLATAHVELLSALIGALESGGAWVMNLRLVPHWLITGATRSGKSTLLARLITQLATQPVAMVGIDCKGGMELGLFAGRLSALATCRREAVAVLSALVVDMQDRMSACRSAGARSIWELPDTLRPVPVVVIVDEIAELYLSDGTREGKAEAEQCSTLLLRLAQLGAALGIHLVVAGQRVGSDLGPGVTALRAQLGGRICHRVNDPGTAEMTLGDLNKDAVAVAQSITAEERGVAVCTGPDGGWSRARSHLTPTEEAVSTARKYAAMAPELPALDRALASLEGDDK from the coding sequence ATGGGACCCGTCCTTCTCGCCTTCGTCCTCGCCGTGCTGGCCTGGCTGCTGGTCGTCGGTGACCTGGTGCGCCGGCACCGCCCGGCCTGGCACTGGCACCTCGTCGGCTACCCGGCAACCACGTGCCGGCTGATGGCGACCTGGCGCAAGGTGGCCATGCTCAACGACCTCGCCGTCTCCCGGCGTCCTCCGCGCGGGCTGCTCGGTGACCTGGTCGTCAAGGGAGACCCACTACGGCCGGTGGCTCCTCGAATCTCCTTCCCGCGTGCCACGCGCATGGGCCTGACCCTGGTCGTGCGGCTGCACGCGGGACAGACGCCAGCCACGTACATAAAGGCGGCGGATGCGCTGGTGCACGCATGGAAGGTCCATGCGGTTCGTGCCACCTCCCCGGAACGTGGGCTCGTGCTGCTGACCGCGACGGCCACGGATCCGCTGGAGCGGCCCGGCTTAGCCACGGCCCATGTCGAGCTGCTCTCGGCGCTCATCGGTGCTCTGGAGAGCGGCGGCGCCTGGGTGATGAACCTTCGGCTCGTGCCGCACTGGCTGATCACCGGGGCCACGCGGTCCGGTAAGTCCACCCTGCTGGCCCGGCTGATCACCCAACTCGCGACTCAGCCGGTCGCCATGGTTGGCATCGACTGCAAGGGCGGCATGGAACTCGGACTGTTCGCCGGACGGTTGAGCGCGCTCGCCACGTGCAGGCGTGAGGCGGTCGCCGTGCTCTCCGCCCTGGTCGTCGATATGCAGGACCGGATGAGCGCGTGCCGGTCGGCGGGGGCACGCTCCATCTGGGAACTGCCGGACACACTACGGCCGGTGCCGGTCGTCGTGATCGTCGACGAGATCGCTGAGTTGTATCTGTCCGACGGCACCCGAGAGGGCAAGGCAGAGGCGGAGCAGTGCTCCACGCTTCTGCTCCGCCTGGCCCAACTCGGTGCCGCCCTTGGTATCCATCTGGTGGTGGCCGGTCAACGGGTCGGCTCCGACCTCGGCCCCGGCGTCACCGCCCTGCGCGCCCAACTCGGCGGTCGTATCTGCCACCGCGTCAACGACCCCGGCACGGCAGAAATGACCCTGGGAGACCTGAACAAGGACGCTGTCGCCGTCGCCCAGTCGATCACGGCGGAGGAGCGCGGGGTCGCCGTGTGCACCGGCCCGGACGGCGGCTGGAGCCGCGCCCGTTCCCACCTCACTCCCACGGAAGAGGCCGTCTCGACGGCTCGGAAGTACGCCGCGATGGCACCGGAACTGCCTGCCCTGGATCGCGCTCTCGCATCGCTGGAAGGAGACGACAAGTGA
- a CDS encoding ion transporter: MNDHPAPTGAAPRPPRSRPLRRVLAERAHALTEARWFALSVFTLIIVNAVLLGAETYSGLAEDWHRWLRLAEHLCLAAFTAEIAVRACAHADRPRGFFRDPWNVFDLAVVVCAFLPVVRENTTVLRLLRLARVLRTARFLPQLRIVIVAVTRSLPGTISFLLVGALLLYVYAMVGWVFFGEANPGQYGSLGRAVLTLFLLMTLDGLGDAVHAGLEISRWSIVYYASYVLIASFVLVNVLIGVVISSLDEARELEHEQSPAPDVPPAPARVPVPSPVPAPDPDVDLRIRIAIARRALDDLEAVLPPVLTTHPPGPAPARTPAPVSDTARP; encoded by the coding sequence ATGAACGACCACCCTGCCCCCACGGGCGCCGCGCCCCGGCCGCCCCGGTCCCGCCCCCTGCGTCGGGTCCTGGCGGAGAGAGCCCACGCCCTCACCGAAGCCCGCTGGTTCGCCCTGTCCGTCTTCACCCTGATCATCGTCAACGCGGTCCTCCTCGGAGCCGAGACCTACAGCGGGCTCGCCGAGGACTGGCACCGCTGGTTACGCCTCGCCGAACACCTCTGCCTCGCCGCCTTCACCGCCGAGATAGCCGTACGCGCCTGTGCCCACGCCGACCGCCCCCGCGGCTTCTTCCGCGACCCCTGGAACGTCTTCGACCTCGCCGTCGTCGTCTGCGCGTTCCTCCCCGTCGTCCGCGAGAACACCACAGTCCTGCGGCTTCTGCGCCTCGCCCGCGTCCTGCGCACCGCCCGCTTCCTGCCCCAACTGCGCATCGTGATCGTGGCGGTGACCCGCAGCCTGCCCGGCACCATCAGCTTCCTGCTGGTGGGAGCGCTCCTGCTGTACGTCTACGCCATGGTCGGCTGGGTCTTCTTCGGCGAGGCGAACCCGGGCCAGTACGGCTCCCTCGGCCGCGCCGTCCTCACCCTCTTCCTGCTGATGACCCTGGACGGCCTCGGGGACGCGGTCCACGCGGGCCTGGAGATCTCCCGCTGGAGCATCGTCTACTACGCCTCCTACGTGCTGATCGCCTCGTTCGTCCTGGTCAACGTCCTGATCGGGGTCGTCATCAGCTCCCTGGACGAGGCCCGCGAACTGGAGCACGAACAGTCCCCCGCCCCCGACGTCCCCCCGGCCCCCGCCCGGGTTCCGGTTCCCTCCCCGGTTCCGGCCCCGGACCCCGACGTGGACCTGCGCATCCGCATCGCCATCGCCAGAAGGGCGTTGGACGACCTCGAAGCCGTCCTCCCGCCCGTCCTCACCACCCATCCGCCCGGGCCGGCACCAGCACGGACACCGGCACCGGTGTCCGACACCGCGCGCCCGTAA
- a CDS encoding transposase, whose protein sequence is MRAVIRRGVWTLLALRPGGFPWISVCGRTLTNWYVLDLDATLVTCTSKKDGAAGTFKGGYGHHPLGAWLANTRECVTMLLRPGNAASNDVADHKTVLAAALRQLRCRCGRSCW, encoded by the coding sequence GTGCGCGCCGTGATACGGCGTGGGGTGTGGACGCTGCTCGCCCTGCGGCCCGGTGGGTTCCCGTGGATCTCGGTATGCGGGCGCACGCTCACCAACTGGTACGTCCTGGATCTCGATGCCACCTTGGTGACCTGCACCAGCAAGAAGGACGGCGCGGCCGGCACGTTCAAGGGCGGCTACGGACATCACCCGCTGGGCGCCTGGCTGGCCAATACCCGCGAGTGCGTGACCATGCTGCTACGGCCGGGCAACGCGGCGTCCAACGACGTCGCCGACCACAAGACGGTGCTGGCCGCCGCGCTGCGGCAACTCCGCTGCCGCTGTGGTCGAAGCTGCTGGTGA
- a CDS encoding VanZ family protein, protein MFTAIFQDHLIYLATCVLVALILGSATWLLSHRLGKPFGLWWGGLVVTLTGVLGVTFMDSGTASRQCVINHSLAEPFHTTQGLWNLAMTVPLGLFALFAVRRFLPSLVGVVSLPLAIEFTQATVNGLGRVCDSADAQMNILGGLIGLAIATAVLARRGALGWHAGAKASAIASAVILILGAGVARPLVAFAHVDGTSLKTAGSVQRQAVEEVVDEAFGDHYKLGDVYEQPCVGAPCTTVIFNLLSRDKGHPEAFGSGSLSWPDKEHLNVLLVDSDRPSVMGYPVKGAKNPSTEQEAYEIAEQYMRSHYPWATGASEHETHRMGEKAELGWMTGYRWVHNDVLMPRTLDVQVSRAGQIAQVDVTLGLTEVDLPEAKLDAEQAETAVLDGLVAQARANGDSSMDIDQVKALYRAEAFTLKAAERNGIWRPEWLVNLTMRQGEQGADSESSIEADLWRADAVDGQVYDGTNAPVKAG, encoded by the coding sequence GTGTTCACCGCGATCTTCCAAGACCACCTCATCTACCTGGCCACATGCGTGCTGGTCGCTCTCATCCTCGGCAGTGCGACGTGGCTGCTCTCTCACCGGCTCGGTAAACCATTCGGTCTGTGGTGGGGCGGGCTTGTCGTCACGCTCACCGGCGTGCTCGGTGTCACCTTCATGGACAGCGGTACAGCCAGCCGGCAATGCGTCATCAACCACAGCCTCGCCGAGCCCTTCCACACCACACAGGGCCTGTGGAACCTCGCCATGACCGTGCCACTCGGGCTCTTCGCGCTTTTCGCAGTACGTAGATTCCTGCCCTCGCTGGTGGGAGTCGTGTCGCTGCCCCTGGCCATCGAGTTCACCCAAGCCACGGTCAACGGCCTGGGCCGCGTATGCGACAGCGCAGATGCCCAGATGAACATCCTCGGCGGCCTGATCGGCCTCGCCATCGCTACTGCGGTGCTGGCCCGACGCGGTGCACTCGGCTGGCATGCCGGAGCCAAGGCATCAGCGATCGCTTCCGCAGTCATCCTCATCCTGGGCGCGGGTGTCGCACGCCCGCTGGTCGCCTTCGCCCACGTGGACGGCACCAGCCTCAAAACCGCAGGCTCTGTGCAGCGTCAGGCCGTAGAGGAAGTGGTCGACGAGGCGTTCGGCGACCACTACAAACTGGGTGACGTATATGAGCAGCCATGCGTGGGAGCACCCTGCACAACCGTCATCTTCAACCTGCTCAGTCGGGACAAGGGACACCCGGAAGCATTTGGCAGTGGCAGCCTGTCGTGGCCGGACAAGGAACACCTGAACGTACTCCTTGTGGACAGCGACCGCCCCAGCGTCATGGGCTATCCCGTGAAGGGCGCCAAGAATCCGTCCACTGAGCAGGAGGCCTACGAGATCGCTGAGCAGTACATGCGCTCCCATTACCCCTGGGCAACGGGAGCATCAGAACATGAAACGCACCGGATGGGTGAAAAAGCAGAACTGGGTTGGATGACTGGTTACCGCTGGGTTCACAATGACGTACTAATGCCCCGAACGCTGGACGTCCAGGTCAGCAGGGCGGGACAAATAGCACAGGTGGACGTCACTCTTGGACTAACGGAGGTCGATCTCCCGGAGGCGAAGCTCGACGCCGAGCAGGCTGAGACGGCAGTGCTCGACGGGCTGGTTGCCCAGGCTCGAGCCAACGGAGATTCCAGCATGGACATCGATCAGGTAAAGGCCCTGTATCGGGCGGAAGCGTTCACCCTCAAGGCGGCCGAGCGAAACGGAATCTGGCGACCCGAGTGGCTCGTGAACCTGACAATGCGCCAAGGCGAGCAGGGCGCTGACTCGGAGTCGTCGATCGAGGCAGACCTGTGGCGGGCCGATGCAGTCGACGGACAGGTCTATGACGGCACCAACGCCCCAGTCAAGGCCGGGTGA